From the Agelaius phoeniceus isolate bAgePho1 chromosome 28, bAgePho1.hap1, whole genome shotgun sequence genome, one window contains:
- the LOC143696111 gene encoding serine/threonine-protein kinase pim-3-like — protein sequence MASRGGAGQGLPEARHSIGPADSIVVPLQRKGTLVPLELVLLWKVLRPGFHSAVRLLDWFDVPEGFALLVERPQRCQHLWYFLHERRFLTEPVARGLFRQVLEAMGHCSSRGVLHRHIKAENVLVDLATGEAKLIDFGCGTILQDTFYTRMSGGDVPLRHEGKNGIGRGSWHISVLLLQLEDYTWYPDRTGKRLQRPWSTSSASAAPGATVCRDSPFQKDEDLVWDRLLSWQQLCRGRQGWTPARFKFLVLSGIKGIK from the exons ATGGCGAGCCgtggcggggccgggcaggggctgcccgagGCAAGGCACAGCATCGGCCCCGCTGACAGCATCGTGGTCCCCCTGCAGCGCAAGGGCAcccttgtgcccctggagctggtgctgctgtggaaggtGTTGCGGCCTGGCTTCCACAGCGCCGTGAGGCTCCTGGACTGGTTCGATGTGCCCGAGGGCTTTGCGCTGCTCGTGGAgcgtccgcagcgctgtcagcacctctggtacttcctgcatgagcggcggttcctgacggagcccgtggcgcgggggctgttccgccaggtgctggaggccatggggcactgcagcagccgcggcgtCCTGCACCGCCACATCAAGGCCGAGAACGTCCTCGTCGACCTGGCCACAGGCGAGGCGAAGCTCATCGACTTCGGCTGCGGCACGATCCTCCAGGACACGTTCTACACCCGGATGTCAG GTGGGGATGTGCCTTTGAGGCACGAAGGGAAGAACGGGATTGGGAGGGGCAGCTGGCACATAAGcgtcctgctcttgcagctg gagGATTACACCTGGTACCCGGACCGGACGGGGAAGCGCCTGCAGCGTCCGTGGAGCACGTCCAgtgccagcgctgccccaggggccacggtctgcagggacagccccttccAGAAGGACGAGGACCTGGTTTGGGATcggctcctctcctggcagcagctctgcagag gcaggcagggctggactcCAGCAAGGTTCAAGTTCTTGGTGCTCTCTGGCATCAAAGGGATCAAGTAA